The nucleotide window TCATTCATGGTCCTGACCATAGCAGAAGTATCAGAAGGCCAGGCAGAGGAGCTGCTCTCCCTGCATGTGGACCTAAGAAGACACTGGGAAGTAGGCCCAGGCTCTTCAGCAGGATTGGTTCTTTGGCAGATACAGGGTTCACACCCATTCAAATGTTAAgtgtgcttgtgtttttttttttttttgcttcatgctCCGTTCTTATCACTCActgacttgtgattttttttttcctgagttcacTTGTTCTGATTTTTGTGTCCTTGAGACATCAGTCTCCTCTGCAAGCCTATTGTTCTCACCCAGGGGCTTCccaaatttataaatatagataGCTGGAGGTGATCTTGATGGACAGGTTCTGCCTACTTCTACATATCCTAAGGATGACAGAGCCTAGGCTTCCACCAAACATTGTTCATATGGATTTAAGTTGAGAATCTCCCAATCTAGCCCATAGACGCCTGAGCTCTCATACCAGCTCCCTTGCTTTAAACTTTACCCTCTTCTTCATTGTCTGCTGAATTCtatatgagaaaagagaaatgtcttATGACTggtattgttaataaaatatagctTGGATACAATACATTGAATGACCTCATGAGAAGCACATGGCATGTAGCAGCCCAAGGACAACACAGGGTGTGGTACCTGAGGAGAtgcacaaagagaaaccttggctgacatctgtttgGGGCCCACCACTCACAGAGAGCTATAGACACAGCTCTGAAAGATCTCAGCAGGCtaacagggaagagaaaggaaaatcacTGAAGTGTGCCAGCCAGTCAGACAGGCCAAGCTGTGGGGCTTCCACTCAGTGTCAAACACTGCCTCAAGCACAtaagttacaaaaaaaatgcatgatgAAACCAATATCTTCCAGGAGCTTCAGCACTCTGCTCTGAAACTCCAGGTGCCTTGATTTTCACATGAATATgagaaacatatatacacacagccacacaaaaacaaacagagaggcAATATGGGGGTGAGGGGCAGTGAACACAACAGTTTGATGCATCCTTCAAGCCCAAACTACAAagggtgctgagatgaaagggtGTAATGAACAGCCAGGATTTAGACTTTGTGAGGAATGCAAAGTCCTGGCCTCATAAATGGAAAGCAAGCAAAAGCAGAGGTATGGGGACAGTGAGTGGCCTCATAGTGGATAAAACTCAGAATAGGAACTCAGTAAGAAGCCCACTGAGTCCTAAAATTGATGCAATTGACCTTTGTGACCATGACATCTGTGACCAGCAGCCTGGAAGGACAGGCCTACAAACTGCCCTGTCTCTCAATGGTCTTAAGATCACAAGGTGGGGGTACCTATGCACAGTGTCAGAACGGCAAACCTGATGGGGTAGGTTGAGAGCCTCTTGGGTTTGTGGCTCGTTATTGGGCCATAGGTCCTGTGAAAACCCCATGCCTTCGGCCCAAGAACACCACTGCAGACATAATTTCTAGGCCAATTTTATTACTGGAAGTGGAAAACATCATACAATATGACAACTCATGCAGAGTTAGGACGTTGAGGTAGCTGAAAAGACATACTGTATACAGGTCATTGATAATCacaatggagaggacaggtgacTTTTCTTCAGAGGTCTTCTCAGGTCAGAGTCCAGAGTCCATGCTGAGGTGAGGCTCTGTGCAGAGATGTGAGTCCACGCACACCAGAAGGGTCATTTGGAAGTGGATCTGACAGGTCCCAGTCATGTCATCTAGCTGGCTAACCCAGAGAGGACCAGTCTGAAAGTGTCTGTCAAGTCTGAGCAGGAGGGTGGCATCTGCTGTCCCATCACTCACTGCCCATCACTGTCTTCTGAAGAGGAGGAGACCTGAAGGTCCTCATAGAGGACACTCACTGGGACCTGGGAGCGTGCTGCTTCACCTTTCTCCAGGAAGGCAGGGCCCTCCCAAGGAGCTGTTTGCTTCTCATGGGCAAGTGCTGGGGACACTGTCAGGAACCTGGAGCTCCAGCAGTCACCATTAAGTCTAGTAAAGACCATTCTCAGGGACTGGCGTACAGCATGGCTGGTAGATGGTTGAGAGGACTCAGCATAGGGTGTGGCTGAGACCAGAGCAGGCCTGCTTGGTAGCTGTTCTTGGTCAGTGCTGGGCAGCTGGGCTGCTATTTTCTTGCTCACTGGCACTGCATCTTTCAGTCCAAGTCTGTTGGCAATGGGAAGAGACTGCCTATCCCGGCAGGCCTTCAAAACAGTGCTTGCATTGCTCTCCTCTGGTGCACTGGTAGAGTTGACTCTTAGTCTCTTTGAGGATTTCTGGCTAGGCAGTGTGGGCTGCCAAGAAGCTTTCTCACCTGGGGTCCAGAAGCTAAGTTCAGGGTTCTGTCTTCCCTGATGGAGGGCAGCATGCTGGCTGCGCTGTGTTTTCACACCGGGACCCTGGGCTTCTGACTCTGTGTGAAATGCTTCACTGACTCCATTCCTTTTAGGGACCACAATGGGTTGTTGATGTGAGACACCCCGGAGCTTTTGATGCAGCAGGTCTTGTGAGGCTGTGTTTCCACCACCCTGCCTGAACActggctgtgagaccccagggacAGCCATGTTCTGACCTTCTTCCTGCCTGGAAGGTAAGATGCAGGAGGCATCAGAGCTTTGGATGGCTCCAGGGTTTCCAGGGCACATCCGCTTCCCAGGAGACTTTCTGGCACGTGACACAGTAATCTGAATTTGGTTGGTCACAGACTTCTTTGTGTTTCCAGGACTGAACACTGGCATCTTGGGATGCTGTGAAAATAACAATTGCAGGATAAATTGACTATGTAAGTCTTCCAAATAACACAAGGACCTCATAAGATTATCATGACAGAAAAACTCTTGTATAAGTTCACTTTAAGGTGAAGGTACTCAGTCTGAAATGGTCTACATTAGTTATCCAAAAGCTGCAGAATGAGAACCTGTGGTGGGGGAGAtgcagagggattgggacatgcaATGTGAAGAGTTTCAGCCTCACTGTGAAGTTTCCTTGAGCTGAACTCTCATCACTCAAATGtatctgcatgtgtacatgtgttttatgtaaagaatatatgatttttacagaaatctttacttatttatatatgatataaatagaCAGCTAAGCAGAGGGCCATGAGCCTTTTgtggtcaagagaaaaacaattcaaattACCACGCAATTTCCAGTGTATTGAAAACCCCTAATCATGTCACCTAGGATGTAAAACAGGGGAAAAGGTATGTTAAGATGACATGACTTGAATATGACTCTCAAAATGAGAGTCAACTCTGCAGCCAACATATTgggatggaataaaaataaaataaaaattttaaaggatatATTCATTGCCCTAAAAGTTCTCCAATAAAAGTCTAGATTTTGGAAGCAGCACACAGAATCAGttcaaaatggaaacattaaaatctGAGAGAAGATCATTAGAAGGCTAGAAGAGCAGGCCATGTTTGTAATATGACCTCAGAAGGAAGGACCACATGGAGACCAGGAGACAAGGTCATGCTCAAGGACAGGTGAGGAGGAGCCTGCCCATCCTCCAGGAGAACTGGTCTACCAAAGGAGAAGCACACAGCAGAGGCTCACTTGCTCCCCAAAACCCAAGTCAGTCTGAACTATGAAAATGACCAAATGAGTCCTTGCTGCATCAGAGAGGACTGATTCGATGTGACATGCATGGGGTCGTGAATGGAGCAAGCAGGTGGTGCAGCAGGGAATGGGCAGgtggggcagagcacagagaaagggACTTTCAGGAACAGAGCAACTGCTGCTACTCACAACCAGGTTGATGTGCTGGCCCCTCCTCTGTGGATCCATGGGGAGTTTCTGGAAGGGAGCCTTCCTCTGCTGCTCATCACCTCTGTGGGACAGACAATGGTGTGGAAACACATCAGCTCTACCCACCCATTCACCCACTCTCACTCACCCACTCTCCACTCACTCTCTGTAGCTAGTATACTACTTACTAGCTGTCTGGCCCTTTCAGTGtttggggacagagagatgagtgaTGGTACCCCATGAGCTTTGCTGCACCCAGAGCCTTCCCTCTGGCCAGCCCTTCCCCATCACTCACCTCTGTCCAGTGACTTGACtaggtttcttttctgtcttggcCTGGCTTATGGGCCCTGGTTTCTGGAGACCCTGTGTCCTGCGAGGATCctgattctctttctccttcctggctCCCAGAGGCTGTGGATCTAGGAGCTTTTGGCCATACTTGATTGGGCACCTTCTGCTCCTTGCTGTGTGGCCAAAGGCCCCACACTCTCTGCATTTTACCTGTGAGTAGCAAATGAGATATTAGTGAGTCAAAAAGGGATCCAGGTACCTCTTAGGGATAAAGGGTTAAAATGCCTGCAATGTTTTCTCTCCAGAAAATGGTTGTTTCTTTGAACCCGGAAGAGGTAAGCACACTTGAAAGATGCATGAGTGATGTCAGTGAGCCTTGTATGTGCCAAAGGACCAATCCTGCTAAAGAGAGGCTGGGCTTACTTCCCAGTGTCTACTCAGGTCCACATGCAGGGGGAGTAGTTCCTTTGCCTGGCCTTCTGATACCTCTGCTACAGTCAGGACCATGGACAGATGCAACATTTCACAGGGCCCCAGAACTTAATAAATTCCCAGACACTGGCACAACTAATTCCACAATGGAAGCTTCATTCAGACTGTAGAACTCAACCCACAGACACTATCAcctaacaaaatgaaaacaagacccaATGTGTCTGAGTCCACAGTCCTGGGAAAATCTCCCATGTCTCTCACCTGTGCATTTCTGCTTCTGGCCTACTGTTCTGGGTAACagaagtatgtcaacccaaaacatgtttgtttgtttggttggtttttgtttttgtgcttaaaacctCACCCCAAGAAAGGTTCAGTGATCCCCTGGGATACAGAGGATCCAGTCAGTACTCTGCCACCTGGCTAATCAGGACTTTCTATTGACTTAAAGCCATGTtcccagcagtcttctctggtggaaaACCCACAACAAATAGGTTCTCTGAGGGAGCCCAGTTCGTGTCTCACCTAGCCCCAGTGGTTGATGACACATTAAGGGCTCTACTTACCATAATGTTCTCTTCTTGCCATGGGGGAACCTTCTGTGTCATGGGCCCTCTTGGCTTACTCTGGACTTTCTGGGCTGGAACAGCTTTATGGTCCTGAATCTTCATGTGTGTCTCCTGCTTTATCGCTGAATCTGGAGTTGTTGGCTTTGATTTCTTGaatcagaaggaaacaaaagagttTTAACCAATGAAATTAGTCCAGCTCCCACTCCATGGAGCCTTTCCCAACTTAGACTGTGCTTCCCCCTGGCAACCAGCTCTCCTGGCACCTGAGCTTCATCCCGATGCAGGTCTGGGCTCACTGGATATAACAGGGCACAATCTGTGGCAGAACAACAGCTTAGAGAGGCTTCAGAGCCAGCCTCCTTGATATAGGACATGCGAGCTGTAACAaattttgtagaggaattttaattcagagcatgactgttctggcaagagatccaaagaccttctaggtctatgtgatacGGCTGGAGTacaaacatgcttttaatccaggaggcatagacaaggccagcctggtatagagcaagtttcaggttcaGAAAagctgctggcacacacctttaaccccaaacgatgaaggtaaagttaatttgtaaaaggaaacacccaggtttgaaagtgatgtctaattgaatcacagaaaaagaaagtgacaaaTCTGAGAAGATTCTACAAAACAGGATACACCCActttcacaagaagagagaaaaacttaaggggcaatgcagagagaggaaggaggcagtttTAGAGGGACAGTAATGCTGAGACAGGTCGCAGAGAGAGAACTCgggtgaagaccaaatgaactagagaatgagaaggagccaggggattagagcagattgctggatttagtttgaggccaagcagaacaattcagaggccaagagaaaagccagattgaataagtcagctgggagagagtTTGggtcagaacagctgaattgaatcaGCCAGCTATGAGCTTAGAAAGAACTAGACAGGATGAGCTGAATAGCAgtcagtctcagaggctaaaatcaTTCTAGGCCTCGGTTATattgtatggaggctggaagcttccaagaGTAgggctaggttagcagacagaggaagcctcccagacaacaactgaaacaggtgaataaatgtCCTCTTACAGGACTTACTGCAAGACTCACCTTTGCAGAGCAACTGAGCAGCTCCTGTGTCTTCAGGGTCTTTTTCCAAATATGGTGCTGGATTTCTTTCATGGGgcaaaatgtctgaaaaatgtCTGCTTCATC belongs to Meriones unguiculatus strain TT.TT164.6M chromosome 4, Bangor_MerUng_6.1, whole genome shotgun sequence and includes:
- the LOC132653565 gene encoding putative protein FAM90A13P, with the translated sequence MKEIQHHIWKKTLKTQELLSCSAKKSKPTTPDSAIKQETHMKIQDHKAVPAQKVQSKPRGPMTQKVPPWQEENIMVKCRECGAFGHTARSRRCPIKYGQKLLDPQPLGARKEKENQDPRRTQGLQKPGPISQAKTEKKPSQVTGQRGDEQQRKAPFQKLPMDPQRRGQHINLVHPKMPVFSPGNTKKSVTNQIQITVSRARKSPGKRMCPGNPGAIQSSDASCILPSRQEEGQNMAVPGVSQPVFRQGGGNTASQDLLHQKLRGVSHQQPIVVPKRNGVSEAFHTESEAQGPGVKTQRSQHAALHQGRQNPELSFWTPGEKASWQPTLPSQKSSKRLRVNSTSAPEESNASTVLKACRDRQSLPIANRLGLKDAVPVSKKIAAQLPSTDQEQLPSRPALVSATPYAESSQPSTSHAVRQSLRMVFTRLNGDCWSSRFLTVSPALAHEKQTAPWEGPAFLEKGEAARSQVPVSVLYEDLQVSSSSEDSDGQ